The following proteins are co-located in the Lagenorhynchus albirostris chromosome 2, mLagAlb1.1, whole genome shotgun sequence genome:
- the CALML6 gene encoding calmodulin-like protein 6 isoform X1: protein MTERLTAEQIEEYKGVFEMFDEEGNGAVKTDELERLMSLMGINPTKGELASMAKDVDRDKKGFFNCDSFLALMGVYWEKAQNQESELRAAFRIFDKEGKGYIDWDTLKYVLMNAGEPLSELEAEQMMKEADKDGDGTIDYEEFVAMMTGESFKLVQ from the exons ATG ACGGAGCGCCTGACGGCGGAGCAGATCGAGGAGTACAAGGGGGTCTTTGAGATGTTTGATGAGGAGGGCAACGGGGCGGTGAAGACGGACGAGCTGGAGCGGCTCATGAGTCTGATGGGCATCAACCCCACCAAGGGCGAGCTGGCCTCCATGGCCAAGGACGTGGACAGAGACA AGAAAGGGTTCTTCAACTGCGACAGCTTCCTGGCGCTGATGGGGGTGTACTGGGAGAAGGCCCAGAACCAGGAGAGTGAGCTCAGGGCGGCCTTCCGCATCTTCGACAAGGAGGGCAAGGGCTACATTGACTGGGACACGCTCAA GTACGTGCTCATGAATGCGGGCGAGCCCCTCAGCGAGCTGGAGGCCGAGCAGATGATGAAGGAAGCCGACAAGGACGGGGACGGGACCATCGACTACGAGG
- the CALML6 gene encoding calmodulin-like protein 6 isoform X2, with the protein MVSLPWPHWLSSAAPLHSHVAGLPLPRAPSPLSGLAEPCSPFKTHPCAAWPQACSGLGPPASPGLRGGGAPGEPGPVSPQTERLTAEQIEEYKGVFEMFDEEGNGAVKTDELERLMSLMGINPTKGELASMAKDVDRDKKGFFNCDSFLALMGVYWEKAQNQESELRAAFRIFDKEGKGYIDWDTLKYVLMNAGEPLSELEAEQMMKEADKDGDGTIDYEEFVAMMTGESFKLVQ; encoded by the exons ATGGTGTCCCTCCCCTGGCCTCACTGGCTGTCCAGCGCTGCCCCACTGCACTCTCACGTGGCTGGCCTGCCCCTGCCTCGAGCGCCGTCCCCCCTGAGTGGCCTCGCGGAGCCTTGCTCTCCCTTCAAGACCCATCCCTGTGCCGCCTGGCCTCAAGCCTGCTCTGGGCTGGGGCCTCCAGCCTCCCCTGGACTGAGGGGTGGAGGGGCTCCTGGCGAGCCTGGGCCCGTGTCCCCACAGACGGAGCGCCTGACGGCGGAGCAGATCGAGGAGTACAAGGGGGTCTTTGAGATGTTTGATGAGGAGGGCAACGGGGCGGTGAAGACGGACGAGCTGGAGCGGCTCATGAGTCTGATGGGCATCAACCCCACCAAGGGCGAGCTGGCCTCCATGGCCAAGGACGTGGACAGAGACA AGAAAGGGTTCTTCAACTGCGACAGCTTCCTGGCGCTGATGGGGGTGTACTGGGAGAAGGCCCAGAACCAGGAGAGTGAGCTCAGGGCGGCCTTCCGCATCTTCGACAAGGAGGGCAAGGGCTACATTGACTGGGACACGCTCAA GTACGTGCTCATGAATGCGGGCGAGCCCCTCAGCGAGCTGGAGGCCGAGCAGATGATGAAGGAAGCCGACAAGGACGGGGACGGGACCATCGACTACGAGG